A part of Pieris napi chromosome 9, ilPieNapi1.2, whole genome shotgun sequence genomic DNA contains:
- the LOC125052768 gene encoding blastoderm-specific protein 25D-like isoform X3 gives MDGVSMNHYEKQLYSVFKTFDINNEEALDRSAVLELCDALQLEDRGATLVDTLFDGRPDRVTFTHFRNGLLSVLGGEGPSPAPSTRPAVSTPPQSDDDSSGREVAPKFTFGLKKYGRRSRPQRIDSNVSPRHRVASESRLDVERCKQRMKCKRSSSAMESRIDLRLEDEEAPKLDHEQRVDTDRALKLCQSLEMHGVNRKLIQQVFDSSKTDEMSLGEFFDRLNVSLQSTIDSSLDESNSDVSTCIDNDTVPSDVIVEAWERAGVQKPRRLLQELGFTIVAIEPRDLEQSLDEELQALGFPSEISEPRSLLLLAANTLSRLQIERIRSKFEMVVAERNKLRSDLSEANRRARMLAQDVDENHAQIEAELKNRMKAMELKHAEIARLAGDEAAAERERASRESSRLAADIARRADLEAQLRIDLATRTQRCQDLEERINECENRHNEIEREGARALEEARIAAQREAERAEREHAAAEQCAERLAELRGDNARLRDRVDELAAALEAAARAPRPSSAPSSPLTLNTLQRECSVEDGHIEMCRPSQEQLSELKMLSAENASCELCGGKWERVGALCAVLSGPDDELAQLRASHEAEISNLNAIITELEGSLDALRGEYERCEEYWAARLQRERDEQRAADELLAELADKVAAYERQFASASRVAPPALPALPETALEDQYAQLEAEMQQLREETDARLARQVPFRPP, from the exons ATGGATGGTGTCTCCATGAATCACTATGAAAAACAGCTGTACAGTGTGTTCAAAACCTTCGACATAAATAACGAAGAAGCCTTAGATAGGTCTGCTGTTCTTGAGCTATGTGACGCGTTACAGCTTGAGGATCGAGGGGCTACACTAGTTGACACGCTTTTTGACGGGCGGCCTGACCGTGTCACCTTCACTCACTTTCGCAACGGGCTACTGTCTGTACTCGGCGGCGAGGGTCCTTCACCGGCACCCAGCACTCGACCAGCTGTATCGACACCACCCCAAAGTGACGACGATTCTTCAGGCCGAGAAGTTGCTCCGAAATTTACCTTTGGATTGAAAAAATATGGTCGTCGCTCGCGACCACAACGAATAGATTCAAACGTGTCTCCGCGACATCGTGTGGCTTCCGAGTCGCGTTTAGATGTCGAACGTTGTAAACAACGTATGAAGTGTAAACGAAGCTCTTCAGCTATGGAAAGTCGCATTGACTTACGTCTCGAAGATGAAGAAGCTCCAAAGCTAGACCATGAGCAGCGCGTCGACACAGACCGAGCTCTAAAGCTTTGCCAAAGCTTGGAAATGCATGGTGTCAATAGAAAGCTCATCCAACAAGTATTTGATTCATCAAAAACGGATGAAATGAGTTTAGGTGAATTTTTTGATAGACTTAATGTATCTCTCCAGTCCACAATTGATAGTAGTCTTGATGAAAGTAATTCTGATGTAAGTACATGTATAGATAATGATACTGTCCCCAGTGATGTAATTGTAGAGGCCTGGGAGCGAGCAGGGGTTCAAAAGCCTAGAAGACTACTTCAAGAATTAGGCTTCACAATAGTTGCTATTGAACCCAGAGATCTTGAACAATCACTTGATGAAGAATTACAAGCTTTGGGATTCCCATCAGAGATTTCAGAACCACGGTCTTTATTGTTATTAGCTGCCAATACATTGAGCAGACTACAAATAGAAAGAATTCGGAGTAAATTTGAAATGGTTGTTGCTGAACGCAACAAACTGAGATCTGACCTTTCAGAAGCTAATCGGCGAGCAAGGATGTTAGCGCAAGATGTTGATGAGAACCATGCGCAGATAGAAGCAGAGCTAAAAAATAGAATGAAGGCAATGGAATTGAAACACGCAGAAATAGCGCGATTGGCTGGAGATGAAGCTGCAGCGGAGCGGGAACGCGCATCTCGCGAGTCCAGTCGTCTGGCTGCAGATATCGCGCGCCGCGCTGATCTCGAGGCCCAGCTGCGGATAGATCTAGCAACCCGCACACAACGTTGCCAAGATCTGGAG GAACGAATCAATGAGTGTGAAAATCGTCATAATGAAATCGAGCGTGAAGGAGCCCGTGCATTGGAAGAGGCCCGAATTGCCGCCCAACGCGAAGCGGAACGCGCCGAGAGAGAACACGCCGCCGCCGAGCAGTGTGCCGAACGTCTTGCTGAACTGCGTGGCGACAACGCGCGCCTTCGGGACCGTGTCGACGAGCTGGCTGCCGCGCTTGAGGCTGCTGCCCGCGCCCCCCGCCCATCATCAGCTCCTTCCAGTCCTTTAACCCTCAATACGCTTCAG cGTGAATGCTCAGTCGAGGATGGACACATAGAAATGTGTAGGCCATCTCAAGAGCAACTCAGCGAACTCAAGATGTTATCTGCAGAAAATGCGAGCTGTGAGCTTTGTGGTGGAAAGTGGGAGAGAGTGGGGGCACTGTGCGCAGTCCTAAGTGGCCCAGATGATGAACTGGCCCAACTGAGGGCATCACATGAGGCTGAAATATCGAATCTCAACGCTATTATCAC GGAGCTGGAAGGTAGCTTGGATGCGTTGCGCGGTGAGTACGAGCGCTGCGAAGAGTATTGGGCAGCGAGGCTGCAGCGCGAACGGGACGAACAGCGCGCTGCCGATGAACTGCTGGCAGAGTTGGCCGATAAGGTGGCGGCCTATGAGCGCCAGTTCGCGTCGGCGTCGCGCGTTGCGCCACCAGCTCTGCCGGCGCTGCCGGAGACAGCACTGGAAGACCAGTACGCCCAGCTGGAGGCCGAGATGCAGCAGCTGCGGGAGGAGACCGATGCTCGCCTTGCGCGACAGGTACCCTTCAGACCGCCTTAG
- the LOC125052771 gene encoding uncharacterized protein LOC125052771: protein MDNQYYYKLMASYLSKRNCDESFMRYFFGKNATKKTPEELERADERKRRLQRERSRRYRALKNARRQNENSRDSNENESARSKSRTLSVDEEVSDCDESPTLCDLRELHYGEAWREPASSDCASDDNSAHSVLDHTPPANLSLDLKEFLSSNTELDYPTVHSLMFHWLQT from the coding sequence ATGGACAATCAATATTACTACAAGCTGATGGCGAGTTATCTATCTAAACGAAACTGCGACGAGTCATTTATGAGGTATTTCTTCGGTAAGAATGCAACAAAGAAGACCCCTGAAGAGTTGGAACGGGCTGATGAAAGAAAAAGACGTTTGCAGAGGGAGAGATCGAGACGGTATCGCGCCTTGAAAAATGCCCGGCGACAAAACGAAAACAGTCGAGACAGTAATGAAAATGAATCTGCCAGGAGCAAGTCACGAACTCTTTCCGTGGACGAAGAGGTGAGCGATTGCGATGAGTCGCCAACATTGTGCGACCTGCGTGAGTTACACTATGGTGAAGCATGGCGAGAGCCAGCTTCCTCTGATTGTGCTTCAGATGATAATTCTGCGCATTCCGTGCTCGATCACACGCCTCCAGCCAACCTCTCACTTGACTTAAAAGAGTTTCTCAGTTCTAACACTGAGTTAGACTATCCTACTGTACACAGCCTTATGTTTCACTGGCTTCAGACGTAG
- the LOC125052768 gene encoding blastoderm-specific protein 25D-like isoform X1 yields MDGVSMNHYEKQLYSVFKTFDINNEEALDRSAVLELCDALQLEDRGATLVDTLFDGRPDRVTFTHFRNGLLSVLGGEGPSPAPSTRPAVSTPPQSDDDSSGREVAPKFTFGLKKYGRRSRPQRIDSNVSPRHRVASESRLDVERCKQRMKCKRSSSAMESRIDLRLEDEEAPKLDHEQRVDTDRALKLCQSLEMHGVNRKLIQQVFDSSKTDEMSLGEFFDRLNVSLQSTIDSSLDESNSDVSTCIDNDTVPSDVIVEAWERAGVQKPRRLLQELGFTIVAIEPRDLEQSLDEELQALGFPSEISEPRSLLLLAANTLSRLQIERIRSKFEMVVAERNKLRSDLSEANRRARMLAQDVDENHAQIEAELKNRMKAMELKHAEIARLAGDEAAAERERASRESSRLAADIARRADLEAQLRIDLATRTQRCQDLEERINECENRHNEIEREGARALEEARIAAQREAERAEREHAAAEQCAERLAELRGDNARLRDRVDELAAALEAAARAPRPSSAPSSPLTLNTLQRECSVEDGHIEMCRPSQEQLSELKMLSAENASCELCGGKWERVGALCAVLSGPDDELAQLRASHEAEISNLNAIITELEGSLDALRGEYERCEEYWAARLQRERDEQRAADELLAELADKVAAYERQFASASRVAPPALPALPETALEDQYAQLEAEMQQLREETDARLARQAEDLSQKSQRIEELQQCADQLQQQLQRPRPRPCTDLDVQRFQPTCGCGGATAGAALRARAARAERAAQRLHARLAAADLLVKDLYIENCRLAHLPHLPPLPPLPRLP; encoded by the exons ATGGATGGTGTCTCCATGAATCACTATGAAAAACAGCTGTACAGTGTGTTCAAAACCTTCGACATAAATAACGAAGAAGCCTTAGATAGGTCTGCTGTTCTTGAGCTATGTGACGCGTTACAGCTTGAGGATCGAGGGGCTACACTAGTTGACACGCTTTTTGACGGGCGGCCTGACCGTGTCACCTTCACTCACTTTCGCAACGGGCTACTGTCTGTACTCGGCGGCGAGGGTCCTTCACCGGCACCCAGCACTCGACCAGCTGTATCGACACCACCCCAAAGTGACGACGATTCTTCAGGCCGAGAAGTTGCTCCGAAATTTACCTTTGGATTGAAAAAATATGGTCGTCGCTCGCGACCACAACGAATAGATTCAAACGTGTCTCCGCGACATCGTGTGGCTTCCGAGTCGCGTTTAGATGTCGAACGTTGTAAACAACGTATGAAGTGTAAACGAAGCTCTTCAGCTATGGAAAGTCGCATTGACTTACGTCTCGAAGATGAAGAAGCTCCAAAGCTAGACCATGAGCAGCGCGTCGACACAGACCGAGCTCTAAAGCTTTGCCAAAGCTTGGAAATGCATGGTGTCAATAGAAAGCTCATCCAACAAGTATTTGATTCATCAAAAACGGATGAAATGAGTTTAGGTGAATTTTTTGATAGACTTAATGTATCTCTCCAGTCCACAATTGATAGTAGTCTTGATGAAAGTAATTCTGATGTAAGTACATGTATAGATAATGATACTGTCCCCAGTGATGTAATTGTAGAGGCCTGGGAGCGAGCAGGGGTTCAAAAGCCTAGAAGACTACTTCAAGAATTAGGCTTCACAATAGTTGCTATTGAACCCAGAGATCTTGAACAATCACTTGATGAAGAATTACAAGCTTTGGGATTCCCATCAGAGATTTCAGAACCACGGTCTTTATTGTTATTAGCTGCCAATACATTGAGCAGACTACAAATAGAAAGAATTCGGAGTAAATTTGAAATGGTTGTTGCTGAACGCAACAAACTGAGATCTGACCTTTCAGAAGCTAATCGGCGAGCAAGGATGTTAGCGCAAGATGTTGATGAGAACCATGCGCAGATAGAAGCAGAGCTAAAAAATAGAATGAAGGCAATGGAATTGAAACACGCAGAAATAGCGCGATTGGCTGGAGATGAAGCTGCAGCGGAGCGGGAACGCGCATCTCGCGAGTCCAGTCGTCTGGCTGCAGATATCGCGCGCCGCGCTGATCTCGAGGCCCAGCTGCGGATAGATCTAGCAACCCGCACACAACGTTGCCAAGATCTGGAG GAACGAATCAATGAGTGTGAAAATCGTCATAATGAAATCGAGCGTGAAGGAGCCCGTGCATTGGAAGAGGCCCGAATTGCCGCCCAACGCGAAGCGGAACGCGCCGAGAGAGAACACGCCGCCGCCGAGCAGTGTGCCGAACGTCTTGCTGAACTGCGTGGCGACAACGCGCGCCTTCGGGACCGTGTCGACGAGCTGGCTGCCGCGCTTGAGGCTGCTGCCCGCGCCCCCCGCCCATCATCAGCTCCTTCCAGTCCTTTAACCCTCAATACGCTTCAG cGTGAATGCTCAGTCGAGGATGGACACATAGAAATGTGTAGGCCATCTCAAGAGCAACTCAGCGAACTCAAGATGTTATCTGCAGAAAATGCGAGCTGTGAGCTTTGTGGTGGAAAGTGGGAGAGAGTGGGGGCACTGTGCGCAGTCCTAAGTGGCCCAGATGATGAACTGGCCCAACTGAGGGCATCACATGAGGCTGAAATATCGAATCTCAACGCTATTATCAC GGAGCTGGAAGGTAGCTTGGATGCGTTGCGCGGTGAGTACGAGCGCTGCGAAGAGTATTGGGCAGCGAGGCTGCAGCGCGAACGGGACGAACAGCGCGCTGCCGATGAACTGCTGGCAGAGTTGGCCGATAAGGTGGCGGCCTATGAGCGCCAGTTCGCGTCGGCGTCGCGCGTTGCGCCACCAGCTCTGCCGGCGCTGCCGGAGACAGCACTGGAAGACCAGTACGCCCAGCTGGAGGCCGAGATGCAGCAGCTGCGGGAGGAGACCGATGCTCGCCTTGCGCGACAG GCAGAAGATCTGTCGCAGAAATCCCAGCGCATAGAGGAGTTGCAGCAGTGTGCTGATCAGCTCCAACAGCAGCTGCAGAGGCCACGCCCCAGACCCTGCACAGACCTTGATGTGCAGCGGTTCCAGCCG ACGTGTGGATGCGGCGGAGCAACGGCAGGAGCGGCTTTACGGGCGCGAGCAGCACGAGCAGAACGGGCAGCGCAGAGGCTCCACGCGCGCCTCGCCGCCGCCGACCTGCTCGTCAAAGACTTGTACATCGAAAACTGCCGCCTGGCGCATCTGCCCCACCTGCCCCCCCTTCCGCCCCTGCCCCGCTTGCCCTGA
- the LOC125052768 gene encoding blastoderm-specific protein 25D-like isoform X2, whose product MKSCTMYKITYVSRKKLEDRGATLVDTLFDGRPDRVTFTHFRNGLLSVLGGEGPSPAPSTRPAVSTPPQSDDDSSGREVAPKFTFGLKKYGRRSRPQRIDSNVSPRHRVASESRLDVERCKQRMKCKRSSSAMESRIDLRLEDEEAPKLDHEQRVDTDRALKLCQSLEMHGVNRKLIQQVFDSSKTDEMSLGEFFDRLNVSLQSTIDSSLDESNSDVSTCIDNDTVPSDVIVEAWERAGVQKPRRLLQELGFTIVAIEPRDLEQSLDEELQALGFPSEISEPRSLLLLAANTLSRLQIERIRSKFEMVVAERNKLRSDLSEANRRARMLAQDVDENHAQIEAELKNRMKAMELKHAEIARLAGDEAAAERERASRESSRLAADIARRADLEAQLRIDLATRTQRCQDLEERINECENRHNEIEREGARALEEARIAAQREAERAEREHAAAEQCAERLAELRGDNARLRDRVDELAAALEAAARAPRPSSAPSSPLTLNTLQRECSVEDGHIEMCRPSQEQLSELKMLSAENASCELCGGKWERVGALCAVLSGPDDELAQLRASHEAEISNLNAIITELEGSLDALRGEYERCEEYWAARLQRERDEQRAADELLAELADKVAAYERQFASASRVAPPALPALPETALEDQYAQLEAEMQQLREETDARLARQAEDLSQKSQRIEELQQCADQLQQQLQRPRPRPCTDLDVQRFQPTCGCGGATAGAALRARAARAERAAQRLHARLAAADLLVKDLYIENCRLAHLPHLPPLPPLPRLP is encoded by the exons ATGAAATCCTGTACAATgtacaaaattacttatgtGTCTCGGaagaag CTTGAGGATCGAGGGGCTACACTAGTTGACACGCTTTTTGACGGGCGGCCTGACCGTGTCACCTTCACTCACTTTCGCAACGGGCTACTGTCTGTACTCGGCGGCGAGGGTCCTTCACCGGCACCCAGCACTCGACCAGCTGTATCGACACCACCCCAAAGTGACGACGATTCTTCAGGCCGAGAAGTTGCTCCGAAATTTACCTTTGGATTGAAAAAATATGGTCGTCGCTCGCGACCACAACGAATAGATTCAAACGTGTCTCCGCGACATCGTGTGGCTTCCGAGTCGCGTTTAGATGTCGAACGTTGTAAACAACGTATGAAGTGTAAACGAAGCTCTTCAGCTATGGAAAGTCGCATTGACTTACGTCTCGAAGATGAAGAAGCTCCAAAGCTAGACCATGAGCAGCGCGTCGACACAGACCGAGCTCTAAAGCTTTGCCAAAGCTTGGAAATGCATGGTGTCAATAGAAAGCTCATCCAACAAGTATTTGATTCATCAAAAACGGATGAAATGAGTTTAGGTGAATTTTTTGATAGACTTAATGTATCTCTCCAGTCCACAATTGATAGTAGTCTTGATGAAAGTAATTCTGATGTAAGTACATGTATAGATAATGATACTGTCCCCAGTGATGTAATTGTAGAGGCCTGGGAGCGAGCAGGGGTTCAAAAGCCTAGAAGACTACTTCAAGAATTAGGCTTCACAATAGTTGCTATTGAACCCAGAGATCTTGAACAATCACTTGATGAAGAATTACAAGCTTTGGGATTCCCATCAGAGATTTCAGAACCACGGTCTTTATTGTTATTAGCTGCCAATACATTGAGCAGACTACAAATAGAAAGAATTCGGAGTAAATTTGAAATGGTTGTTGCTGAACGCAACAAACTGAGATCTGACCTTTCAGAAGCTAATCGGCGAGCAAGGATGTTAGCGCAAGATGTTGATGAGAACCATGCGCAGATAGAAGCAGAGCTAAAAAATAGAATGAAGGCAATGGAATTGAAACACGCAGAAATAGCGCGATTGGCTGGAGATGAAGCTGCAGCGGAGCGGGAACGCGCATCTCGCGAGTCCAGTCGTCTGGCTGCAGATATCGCGCGCCGCGCTGATCTCGAGGCCCAGCTGCGGATAGATCTAGCAACCCGCACACAACGTTGCCAAGATCTGGAG GAACGAATCAATGAGTGTGAAAATCGTCATAATGAAATCGAGCGTGAAGGAGCCCGTGCATTGGAAGAGGCCCGAATTGCCGCCCAACGCGAAGCGGAACGCGCCGAGAGAGAACACGCCGCCGCCGAGCAGTGTGCCGAACGTCTTGCTGAACTGCGTGGCGACAACGCGCGCCTTCGGGACCGTGTCGACGAGCTGGCTGCCGCGCTTGAGGCTGCTGCCCGCGCCCCCCGCCCATCATCAGCTCCTTCCAGTCCTTTAACCCTCAATACGCTTCAG cGTGAATGCTCAGTCGAGGATGGACACATAGAAATGTGTAGGCCATCTCAAGAGCAACTCAGCGAACTCAAGATGTTATCTGCAGAAAATGCGAGCTGTGAGCTTTGTGGTGGAAAGTGGGAGAGAGTGGGGGCACTGTGCGCAGTCCTAAGTGGCCCAGATGATGAACTGGCCCAACTGAGGGCATCACATGAGGCTGAAATATCGAATCTCAACGCTATTATCAC GGAGCTGGAAGGTAGCTTGGATGCGTTGCGCGGTGAGTACGAGCGCTGCGAAGAGTATTGGGCAGCGAGGCTGCAGCGCGAACGGGACGAACAGCGCGCTGCCGATGAACTGCTGGCAGAGTTGGCCGATAAGGTGGCGGCCTATGAGCGCCAGTTCGCGTCGGCGTCGCGCGTTGCGCCACCAGCTCTGCCGGCGCTGCCGGAGACAGCACTGGAAGACCAGTACGCCCAGCTGGAGGCCGAGATGCAGCAGCTGCGGGAGGAGACCGATGCTCGCCTTGCGCGACAG GCAGAAGATCTGTCGCAGAAATCCCAGCGCATAGAGGAGTTGCAGCAGTGTGCTGATCAGCTCCAACAGCAGCTGCAGAGGCCACGCCCCAGACCCTGCACAGACCTTGATGTGCAGCGGTTCCAGCCG ACGTGTGGATGCGGCGGAGCAACGGCAGGAGCGGCTTTACGGGCGCGAGCAGCACGAGCAGAACGGGCAGCGCAGAGGCTCCACGCGCGCCTCGCCGCCGCCGACCTGCTCGTCAAAGACTTGTACATCGAAAACTGCCGCCTGGCGCATCTGCCCCACCTGCCCCCCCTTCCGCCCCTGCCCCGCTTGCCCTGA
- the LOC125052770 gene encoding chitinase-3-like protein 1, with protein sequence MKETWNKIFGYKKNGNSIKLSTYKELDKVENKNKKCFTYYRCVSTILWLIILSLIAVVILKKQNPLIDIVYVDNSDIISDKVVSCYYNTPSNDDASQLLPSNINPHLCTHINIAFAQVKNKQIYLTDLQIKTIADVLQIKNKNPSLKVLLSVGGAGNNEGFSDMVVNHIARKEFIKSIKYTLRNYTLDGIDLDWEFPALHQYSRDAGKRERQHFSQLLREIRMEYIREKRNYMLTVALAAPQIIVDVAYDVDQINLYVDYANIMTYDFHYYTQYTPFTGLNSPLYARNSEYFYMGTLNINYTIQMYLSKGLNESKIVVGIPTYGHSFTLVNEDNADIGSPASGYGHVGSSGFVSYPEVCNFLKDNSNVSIVEEKNARVSYLHKQTEWISFDSPQSVTSKAEYIKKHKLRGAMIYALNSDDYKGLCGNILFSNVSDNFPLSASIRNIILT encoded by the coding sequence ATGAAAGAGACGTGGAACAAAATCTTTGGCTACAAGAAAAATGGGAATTCAATAAAACTAAGTACGTATAAAGAATTGGACAAAGTAgagaacaaaaataaaaaatgttttacgtATTATAGATGTGTGAGTACAATTCTATGGTTAATTATTTTGTCACTAATAGCTGTGGTCATTCTAAAGAAACAAAACCCACTTATTGATATTGTGTATGTTGATAATTCCGATATAATTAGTGATAAAGTGGTATCATGCTACTATAATACTCCTTCCAATGATGATGCTTCTCAGTTACTACCCTCCAACATCAACCCTCATCTGTGCACTCACATCAATATTGCCTTTGCACAggtgaaaaataaacaaatttatttaactgatTTGCAAATTAAAACTATAGCAGATGtcctacaaataaaaaacaaaaatccaaGTTTAAAAGTTTTGCTGTCTGTGGGAGGAGCTGGTAATAATGAAGGATTTTCAGATATGGTAGTAAATCACATAGCTAGAAAAGAGTTTATAAAGTCTATAAAATACACGTTAAGAAATTATACTTTAGATGGCATAGATTTAGACTGGGAATTTCCTGCCCTTCATCAATATAGCAGAGATGCAGGCAAGAGGGAAAGGCAGCACTTCTCACAGTTGCTGAGAGAGATAAGGATGGAGTATATTAGAGAGAAGAGGAATTACATGCTCACAGTGGCTTTAGCTGCACCTCAGATAATTGTTGATGTGGCATATGATGTCGATCAAATCAACTTGTATGTGGATTATGCAAACATAATGACCTATGACTTTCATTATTATACACAGTATACACCATTCACAGGACTAAATTCACCATTATATGCTAGAAATTCTGAGTATTTCTACATGGGGACTcttaatattaactatacaATACAAATGTATCTAAGTAAAGGTTTAAATGAAAGTAAGATTGTTGTGGGTATACCAACTTATGGCCACAGCTTTACCCTAGTAAATGAAGATAATGCAGACATTGGGAGCCCGGCATCAGGATATGGTCATGTTGGTAGTTCAGGGTTTGTAAGTTATCCTGaggtttgtaattttttaaaagataatagCAATGTGAGTATAGTAGAAGAGAAAAATGCACGAGTGtcatatttacataaacaaaCAGAATGGATTTCGTTTGACAGCCCTCAAAGTGTTACAAGTAAAgctgaatatataaaaaagcacAAGCTGAGAGGAGCCATGATCTATGCACTGAACTCGGATGACTATAAAGGACTCTGTGGGAATATACTTTTCAGCAATGTCAGTGATAACTTTCCCTTGTCTGCTTCTATTAGAAATATTATCCTAACATGA